A window of Salmo trutta chromosome 31, fSalTru1.1, whole genome shotgun sequence contains these coding sequences:
- the LOC115169336 gene encoding ras-related protein Rap-2b has protein sequence MREYKVVVLGSGGVGKSALTVQFVTGSFIEKYDPTIEDFYRKEIEVDSSPSVLEILDTAGTEQFASMRDLYIKNGQGFILVYSLVNQQSFQDIKALRDQIIRVKRYERVPMVLVGNKVDLEGEREVSSGEGKVLAQEWNCPFMETSAKNKGLVDELFAEIVRQMNYSSLPSGGDRCCSCVLF, from the coding sequence ATGAGGGAGTATAAAGTGGTCGTGTTGGGCTCGGGCGGCGTGGGCAAATCTGCATTGACTGTCCAGTTTGTGACGGGATCCTTCATTGAGAAATACGACCCCACAATAGAGGATTTTTACCGAAAGGAGATCGAGGTGGACTCGTCTCCCTCTGTTCTGGAGATACTGGACACGGCGGGGACCGAACAGTTCGCCTCCATGCGAGACCTGTACATCAAAAACGGGCAGGGGTTTATTTTGGTCTACAGTCTGGTCAACCAGCAGAGCTTCCAAGACATCAAGGCGTTGAGGGATCAAATCATCCGAGTGAAAAGATACGAGCGAGTGCCCATGGTATTGGTTGGAAATAAAGTGGACTTGGAAGGCGAGAGAGAGGTCTCTTCCGGGGAAGGCAAGGTGCTGGCTCAGGAGTGGAATTGCCCGTTTATGGAAACTTCTGCCAAAAATAAAGGCTTGGTCGACGAACTGTTCGCAGAAATCGTGAGACAGATGAACTATTCCTCATTACCCAGCGGTGGAGATCGCTGTTGTTCTTGTGTTCTTTTCTAA